A stretch of the Pseudomonas sp. ACM7 genome encodes the following:
- a CDS encoding ABC transporter substrate-binding protein produces MPEPRRHPCRRTLLRLSLGALALRLSTPAWAEADAAPLRVITLFQGATDSAVVLGVTPCGVVDSWSEKPTYRYLRTALDQVPHVGLETQPSLEDIALLKPDLIVASRFRHKRIAPLLKQIAPVLMLEEVFEFKKTLALMGAALHQQQRADEILNRWQQRVAHLCEQLQQTFAGRWPPTVSILDIREDHIRSYLPASFPGSVLTELGFNWSDTSREASGVSIKLTSKESLAVVNADIFFVFLRAQNAAVQRNYESLVQHPLWKQMRAPQQGQVWQVDGVAWSLSGGMLGANLMLDDVARVAAAQVAS; encoded by the coding sequence ATGCCTGAACCGCGACGACATCCCTGCAGGCGCACGCTGTTGCGTCTGTCCCTGGGCGCGCTCGCCCTCAGGTTGTCCACGCCGGCGTGGGCCGAGGCCGACGCCGCGCCGTTGCGGGTGATCACCCTGTTTCAGGGCGCCACCGACAGCGCCGTGGTGTTGGGCGTGACACCGTGTGGCGTGGTTGATTCCTGGAGCGAAAAACCGACCTACCGCTATTTGCGCACGGCACTGGACCAGGTGCCCCATGTCGGGCTGGAGACTCAGCCCAGCCTTGAAGACATCGCGCTGCTCAAGCCGGACTTGATTGTTGCCTCGCGCTTTCGCCACAAACGCATTGCACCGTTACTCAAGCAGATCGCCCCGGTGCTGATGCTGGAGGAAGTGTTTGAATTCAAAAAGACCCTGGCGCTGATGGGGGCCGCTTTACACCAGCAACAAAGGGCCGACGAGATTCTGAACCGATGGCAGCAGCGCGTGGCACATCTGTGTGAGCAACTGCAGCAGACATTTGCCGGACGCTGGCCACCCACGGTGTCGATTCTGGATATCCGCGAAGACCACATCCGCAGTTACCTGCCAGCGAGTTTCCCGGGCTCGGTGCTCACCGAACTGGGATTCAACTGGAGCGACACCAGCCGGGAGGCGAGCGGGGTGTCGATCAAACTCACCAGCAAGGAAAGCCTTGCCGTGGTGAATGCCGACATCTTTTTTGTGTTCCTGCGCGCGCAGAACGCGGCGGTGCAGCGCAACTACGAGAGTCTGGTGCAACACCCGCTGTGGAAGCAGATGCGTGCCCCGCAGCAAGGACAGGTGTGGCAGGTCGATGGCGTCGCGTGGAGTCTGTCGGGCGGGATGTTGGGGGCGAACCTGATGCTCGACGACGTGGCCCGCGTGGCCGCCGCGCAGGTGGCCTCATGA